One region of Chitinophaga varians genomic DNA includes:
- a CDS encoding amino acid permease — MEELIQTKEQPTPQKLKRGLQNRHIQLIALGGAIGTGLFLGIGPAAVLAGPSVILGYAMAGVIAFFIMRQLGEMVVEEPVSGSFSHFAYKYWGTFAGFASGWNYWILYILVSMSELTAIGVYVHFWWPEIPLWTSSLFFFVAINALNLSSVKVYGEAEFWFSIVKVIAIISMIVFGVYLLFSGSGGTQASVENLWNDGGFFPKGLLEKGADGKYQGLFAAIAMIMFSFGGLELIGITAAEADKPEKTIPKATNQVIYRILIFYVGALIILFSLSPWKSITTDSSPFVMVFESLKGFEFTLFGKTIYFTSLIANVLNLIVLTAALSVYNSCVYSNSRMLYGLAQQGNAPAFLSQLNKNHVPVKATLVSALFAAICIVVNKLIPEQALEVLMSLVVSALIINWIMISVVHIKFRQQKNLEQLPTKFPSFIYPLSNYICLIFLVGILVLMWITGMKLPVEMIPIWLVFLYVCYAILNRNKTAQAG, encoded by the coding sequence TTGGAAGAACTGATACAAACCAAAGAACAACCAACTCCGCAGAAGCTTAAAAGAGGCCTGCAAAACAGACACATTCAACTGATTGCACTGGGCGGCGCTATCGGCACCGGCCTGTTTCTGGGCATAGGCCCCGCCGCTGTACTGGCCGGTCCTTCTGTTATCCTCGGATATGCGATGGCAGGTGTTATCGCCTTCTTTATCATGCGCCAGCTGGGCGAAATGGTGGTGGAAGAACCCGTGTCCGGCAGCTTCAGCCACTTTGCCTATAAATACTGGGGCACCTTTGCGGGCTTCGCTTCCGGCTGGAACTACTGGATACTCTACATCCTGGTGAGCATGTCCGAACTGACGGCCATCGGCGTATACGTGCATTTCTGGTGGCCGGAAATACCGCTATGGACTTCCAGCCTGTTCTTTTTTGTGGCCATCAACGCCCTGAACCTCAGTTCCGTAAAAGTATACGGCGAAGCAGAATTCTGGTTCTCCATTGTAAAAGTGATCGCCATTATCTCGATGATCGTTTTTGGCGTTTACCTGCTCTTTAGCGGCAGTGGCGGTACACAGGCCAGCGTAGAAAATCTCTGGAATGACGGAGGCTTCTTCCCGAAAGGATTACTGGAAAAAGGTGCCGACGGTAAATACCAGGGCCTCTTTGCTGCCATCGCCATGATCATGTTCTCCTTCGGTGGACTGGAACTGATCGGCATTACGGCCGCGGAAGCCGACAAACCGGAGAAAACCATCCCCAAGGCCACCAACCAGGTGATCTACCGTATCCTCATCTTTTATGTAGGCGCGCTGATTATCCTCTTCTCCCTATCTCCCTGGAAAAGCATCACCACAGACAGCAGCCCGTTTGTAATGGTATTTGAAAGCCTTAAGGGATTTGAATTCACCCTTTTCGGTAAAACCATCTACTTCACCAGCCTGATCGCCAATGTGCTGAATCTCATTGTGCTCACAGCAGCCCTGTCGGTATACAACAGTTGCGTATACAGCAACAGCCGCATGTTGTACGGCCTTGCGCAGCAAGGCAATGCCCCGGCTTTTTTATCGCAGCTCAATAAAAACCATGTGCCGGTAAAAGCCACGCTGGTATCCGCGTTGTTTGCCGCTATCTGCATTGTGGTCAACAAACTCATACCAGAACAGGCGCTGGAAGTACTGATGTCACTCGTGGTATCCGCCCTGATCATCAACTGGATCATGATCAGCGTGGTACACATCAAATTCAGGCAACAGAAGAACCTGGAACAGCTGCCTACCAAATTCCCGTCGTTCATCTATCCGTTGTCTAACTATATCTGCCTGATATTCCTGGTGGGTATTTTAGTATTGATGTGGATCACCGGAATGAAGCTGCCGGTGGAAATGATCCCGATATGGCTGGTTTTCCTGTATGTCTGCTATGCTATTTTAAACAGAAACAAAACTGCGCAGGCGGGTTAG
- a CDS encoding glycoside hydrolase family 5 protein — protein sequence MKYPARFLFLIVLFCRFSASAQSPWPAEKAAAWYQQQGWLLGANFIPSTAVNQLEMWQAATFDTATINRELGYAAETGFNIMRVYLHHLAWQQDREGFKQRVSQYLDIASRHHIGTMFVFFDDCWRDTYQPGPQPAPVPGVHNSGWLKDPGGLIDRDSTLMDTLRVYVQDIIRTFKQDQRVTIWDLYNEPGHFKHGAKSWPLLKNVVAWARAEAPLQPLTIGIWNAEFTDFNQYQLEQSDIITFHNYRDSTSMQGAIDTLLRYNRPIICSEYMKRPNNSTFATHLPMMKKAGIGAINWGLVAGKTQTNYPQGNKGGEPEPAIWYHDIFRADGTPFDAKETAFIREISGK from the coding sequence ATGAAATATCCTGCCCGTTTTTTGTTCCTCATTGTATTGTTTTGTCGTTTTTCAGCCAGTGCCCAGTCCCCATGGCCTGCAGAAAAAGCCGCTGCCTGGTATCAGCAGCAGGGCTGGCTGCTCGGGGCCAATTTTATTCCTTCTACGGCTGTCAATCAACTGGAGATGTGGCAGGCAGCTACTTTTGACACGGCCACCATCAACAGGGAGCTGGGTTACGCTGCTGAAACCGGGTTTAACATCATGCGGGTATATCTGCACCACCTGGCATGGCAACAGGACCGCGAAGGTTTCAAACAACGGGTCAGCCAATACCTCGATATTGCCTCCCGCCATCATATAGGCACCATGTTCGTTTTCTTTGACGACTGCTGGCGAGATACCTACCAGCCAGGCCCGCAGCCTGCGCCTGTTCCCGGCGTGCATAACAGCGGCTGGCTCAAGGACCCCGGCGGACTGATAGACCGCGATTCCACACTGATGGACACCCTCCGTGTATATGTGCAGGATATCATCCGTACTTTTAAACAGGACCAGCGGGTCACCATCTGGGACCTGTACAATGAACCAGGGCATTTTAAACACGGCGCCAAAAGCTGGCCGCTGTTGAAAAATGTAGTCGCCTGGGCACGCGCAGAGGCGCCTCTCCAACCCCTCACGATCGGCATATGGAACGCGGAATTCACCGACTTCAACCAATACCAGCTCGAACAATCAGATATTATCACGTTTCATAATTATCGTGACAGCACTTCCATGCAGGGCGCCATCGACACACTGTTGCGGTACAACAGGCCCATTATCTGCTCCGAGTATATGAAGCGGCCCAACAACAGCACTTTCGCCACACATCTTCCTATGATGAAAAAAGCCGGCATCGGGGCCATCAACTGGGGATTGGTGGCTGGTAAAACGCAAACCAACTATCCACAGGGAAACAAAGGCGGAGAGCCGGAACCAGCCATCTGGTATCATGATATTTTCCGGGCAGACGGCACGCCTTTCGATGCAAAGGAAACAGCGTTCATCCGGGAAATAAGCGGGAAATAA
- the ppsA gene encoding phosphoenolpyruvate synthase, whose translation MDHFIRDFSTVRLSDVAIVGGKNASLGEMTTALADKGIRVPAGFATTAAAFWAFMDANALRDPLATLMQQLDRSSFSNLAEIGAAARKLMQNAALPDKLKTEIVAAYHRLKKEGDLAVAVRSSATAEDMPEASFAGQHESYLNISGEQAVLLAVHRCFTSLYTDRAIKYREDNGFEHGKIALSAGVQEMVQTDNGCSGVGFTLEPESGFRDVILLSGIWGLGENIVQGKVMPDDFYVFKPTLRAGKNAILQKKLGDKAWTLCMDDTPGATSPVINKPTKEEDRRRFVLNDEEVLKLASWALEIETHYHCPMDIEWAKDGTSGELFLLQARPETVHSRKTMASQQQYLLREKGPVLVKGDAVGEKVATGTARLLDSPLEAEKLQEGDIVITGNTSPDWDPVLKKVAAIVTDSGGRTSHAAIVARELGVPAIVGAVGATAAVRDGEVITVSCCEGKTGYVYAGKLDYEKKEIALSDITMPESTEASLIISDPDQAFRLSFYPNDGVGLLRMEFIITHAVRIHPMALVHFDQLKDEREKSMIAALTGQYADKQQFFIDKLSQGIATIAAAFYPKDVIVRMSDFKTNEYAQLLGGKDFEPLEENPMLGFRGASRYYNPLYREGFGLECAAIKKVREEMGLTNVKVMIPFCRTVAEGKKVLSVMAAYGLSRAAGLEVYVMAEIPSNVLEAEAFAEIFDGFSIGSNDLTQLTLGLDRDSALVADLFSEEDPAPKKMIAMMIQAARKAGVRIGLCGQAPSDFPDFAAFLVKEGINSISFNPDALINGITNIREAEKNGAVSSAF comes from the coding sequence ATGGACCACTTCATCAGGGATTTTTCGACTGTCCGTTTATCAGATGTGGCTATTGTGGGAGGGAAAAACGCTTCCCTGGGGGAAATGACCACCGCGCTGGCAGACAAAGGCATCCGGGTGCCGGCCGGATTTGCCACTACAGCAGCAGCTTTCTGGGCTTTTATGGACGCCAATGCTCTCCGTGACCCGTTGGCCACGCTGATGCAACAACTGGACCGGAGCAGCTTTTCCAATCTCGCTGAAATAGGAGCTGCTGCCCGAAAGCTCATGCAGAATGCCGCTTTGCCGGATAAACTGAAAACGGAGATAGTGGCTGCTTATCATCGGCTGAAAAAAGAAGGAGACCTGGCCGTCGCCGTAAGAAGCAGCGCCACGGCAGAAGATATGCCGGAAGCCAGCTTTGCCGGGCAACACGAATCTTATCTGAATATTTCCGGCGAACAGGCAGTGTTACTGGCCGTGCATCGTTGTTTTACCTCCCTGTACACCGACAGGGCAATTAAATACCGTGAAGACAACGGGTTTGAACATGGAAAAATAGCCCTGTCTGCCGGTGTCCAGGAGATGGTGCAAACAGATAACGGCTGCTCAGGGGTGGGTTTTACACTTGAACCGGAATCAGGTTTCCGCGATGTGATATTGTTGTCCGGTATTTGGGGCCTGGGTGAAAATATAGTACAGGGAAAGGTCATGCCGGATGACTTTTATGTCTTTAAACCTACGCTGCGTGCGGGAAAAAATGCCATCCTGCAAAAGAAACTGGGCGATAAAGCGTGGACGCTCTGTATGGACGATACGCCGGGCGCCACTTCACCGGTCATCAACAAACCCACTAAGGAAGAAGACCGCCGGCGTTTTGTACTGAACGACGAAGAAGTGCTGAAACTGGCGTCCTGGGCATTGGAGATAGAAACGCACTATCATTGCCCAATGGATATTGAATGGGCGAAAGATGGGACCAGTGGAGAATTGTTCCTGTTACAGGCACGTCCGGAAACAGTGCATTCCCGCAAAACAATGGCCAGCCAGCAACAGTATCTGCTGAGAGAAAAAGGCCCTGTACTGGTGAAAGGAGATGCTGTCGGTGAAAAAGTGGCCACCGGTACCGCACGGCTGCTCGATTCTCCCCTGGAAGCGGAAAAACTGCAGGAGGGTGATATTGTGATCACCGGTAATACAAGCCCGGACTGGGACCCTGTGTTAAAGAAGGTAGCGGCTATCGTCACCGACAGCGGGGGCCGGACAAGCCATGCAGCCATCGTGGCAAGGGAGCTGGGCGTGCCGGCTATTGTCGGCGCTGTTGGCGCTACTGCTGCCGTCCGTGATGGAGAAGTGATTACAGTGTCCTGCTGCGAAGGGAAAACCGGTTACGTGTACGCCGGTAAGCTGGACTATGAAAAGAAAGAAATAGCATTATCAGATATTACCATGCCGGAAAGTACAGAGGCATCACTCATTATCAGTGATCCTGACCAGGCCTTCCGGCTGTCGTTTTATCCTAACGATGGGGTAGGGCTACTGAGGATGGAATTTATTATCACGCACGCTGTCCGGATACACCCCATGGCGCTCGTACATTTTGACCAGCTGAAGGATGAAAGGGAAAAATCAATGATAGCAGCTTTAACCGGTCAGTATGCAGACAAACAACAGTTTTTCATAGACAAGTTATCACAGGGCATTGCCACTATTGCGGCTGCCTTCTATCCAAAAGATGTGATCGTGCGCATGAGTGATTTCAAAACCAATGAGTATGCGCAATTGCTGGGTGGTAAGGATTTTGAACCGTTGGAAGAAAACCCCATGTTAGGCTTCCGGGGAGCCTCCCGTTACTATAACCCGTTATACCGGGAAGGATTTGGACTGGAATGTGCAGCGATAAAAAAAGTACGGGAAGAAATGGGACTGACGAACGTGAAAGTAATGATACCATTTTGCCGCACCGTGGCAGAAGGCAAAAAAGTGTTGTCTGTAATGGCCGCCTATGGCCTCTCCCGGGCAGCTGGCCTTGAAGTATATGTGATGGCTGAAATTCCATCCAATGTATTGGAAGCGGAAGCTTTTGCAGAAATATTCGACGGTTTTTCCATCGGCTCTAACGACCTGACACAGCTGACATTAGGGCTGGACCGTGATTCGGCCCTGGTAGCTGATCTTTTCAGTGAAGAAGACCCTGCTCCCAAAAAAATGATAGCCATGATGATACAGGCCGCACGAAAAGCAGGGGTACGGATTGGGCTCTGCGGGCAGGCACCCAGTGATTTTCCTGACTTTGCCGCATTCCTGGTGAAAGAAGGCATTAACAGTATTTCATTTAATCCGGATGCCTTGATCAACGGGATCACCAATATCAGGGAGGCAGAAAAGAATGGTGCGGTGTCTTCCGCTTTTTAA
- a CDS encoding LamG-like jellyroll fold domain-containing protein, with amino-acid sequence MKNILLTAAFGLSAMALSAQSPDYRQSFDKSPSWQTCAGVEGTALNLDNQVAVRHPVPLTGFSGPYGGSFTAQCWAKAAPDDASYVLLSATGNNEGWELGVQANGAWYWQTVNSRARYTYYPTPQRQSIRDRKWHQLTYSYDAAKMEAALYYDGLQVAIYHVPALPVANMADTLFAGGRPSGDLQEWNTFNGALDEVTLYKSVLSPQQVHASYARYFKAPATPVMPAGEPLTVMNFNIYHGGNETGKGTGPQRVVDIIRQSGADIVSMQETYGSGEKIADALGYYFYLRSTNLSIMSRYPIAETLNGAKPFCNGGAYIRLNDHQQVAFITNWLNYPLDYWDLLEKKEPLPDTLLAAMDRVNAAQLKENLQAIRQPVADADKIPVIFCGDFNSGSHLDWVESTRHLNGGYVMPFPQSRIMQDAGFKDSYRQLHPDPLKDRGITWSPMLLHAFKDRIDYIYYKGSKLQPLQSFAITTHPVRYPSDHAAMVTVFKIN; translated from the coding sequence ATGAAAAATATTCTCCTGACAGCAGCCTTCGGGCTGTCTGCCATGGCGCTTTCCGCTCAATCGCCCGACTACCGCCAGTCATTTGACAAAAGTCCATCCTGGCAAACCTGTGCCGGCGTGGAGGGCACCGCGCTTAATCTTGATAACCAGGTGGCGGTTCGCCATCCGGTGCCGCTGACCGGTTTTTCCGGGCCATATGGCGGCTCTTTCACCGCCCAGTGCTGGGCAAAGGCTGCACCTGACGATGCCTCGTATGTGCTGCTTTCCGCCACCGGCAACAACGAAGGCTGGGAGCTGGGCGTACAGGCCAACGGCGCCTGGTATTGGCAAACGGTGAATAGCCGTGCACGTTATACGTACTACCCTACGCCACAAAGACAAAGTATCCGCGACCGGAAATGGCACCAGTTGACCTACAGCTATGATGCTGCAAAAATGGAAGCAGCCCTTTATTACGACGGCTTGCAGGTGGCCATCTATCATGTGCCGGCGCTTCCTGTGGCGAACATGGCAGATACGCTCTTCGCCGGCGGCCGGCCTTCAGGTGACTTGCAGGAATGGAACACGTTCAACGGTGCGCTGGATGAAGTGACTTTATATAAATCAGTGCTCTCTCCACAACAGGTGCATGCTTCCTACGCCCGTTACTTTAAGGCACCAGCTACCCCTGTAATGCCCGCAGGAGAACCGCTTACAGTGATGAACTTCAATATCTATCATGGCGGCAACGAAACCGGCAAAGGCACCGGTCCGCAGCGCGTGGTGGACATCATCCGCCAGTCGGGCGCCGATATCGTTTCCATGCAGGAAACCTATGGCTCCGGCGAAAAAATAGCGGACGCGCTGGGGTACTATTTTTACCTGCGCAGCACTAACCTCAGCATCATGAGCCGTTATCCGATTGCGGAAACGCTCAACGGCGCCAAGCCTTTTTGCAACGGAGGAGCCTATATCCGGTTAAATGATCATCAGCAGGTGGCTTTCATCACCAACTGGTTGAATTATCCGTTGGATTATTGGGACCTGCTGGAGAAAAAAGAACCTTTGCCGGATACCCTGCTGGCAGCCATGGACCGGGTGAATGCCGCTCAACTGAAAGAGAACCTGCAGGCTATCCGTCAACCGGTGGCCGATGCGGATAAAATACCGGTCATCTTCTGTGGCGATTTTAACAGTGGATCTCACCTGGACTGGGTGGAAAGCACGCGTCATCTGAACGGAGGATATGTGATGCCTTTCCCGCAGAGCCGCATCATGCAGGACGCCGGCTTTAAGGACAGCTACCGGCAGTTGCACCCCGATCCGCTGAAAGACAGAGGCATTACCTGGAGCCCTATGCTGCTGCATGCCTTCAAAGACCGCATTGATTATATTTATTACAAAGGAAGTAAACTGCAGCCGTTACAGTCCTTTGCCATTACCACGCATCCGGTGCGTTACCCATCGGACCATGCAGCGATGGTGACTGTATTTAAGATCAATTAA
- a CDS encoding lanthionine synthetase LanC family protein — MTTSSVLTRIYQDHLRLLASKTYDPYSAESLLKGPWGVLLYLFYYERYVDNSAPCAGSWLQQLYSTLQPQPVAGYSYCNGTTGPFWLLHHLHKHHFIDIDINGLAEGYIPAAIAESEKCLSVQNFDFLHGSAGICHHLLDYTHHEAVRLHLEKFVTALAAASRMTANGRSLPVFVLFEKPVDAGVDTFSLAHGTCSLLILLSRACIAGIAPDTCRQLIRECIDFMWHHQNPRQPDTPHALFPGILDGRAPYSRLSWCYGDFNVALALWQCGKTLQENTWQEHALDVMHYTLRRNTDQAAGIVDACLCHGSAGIAAFYRRFWYETGEPAFRTAADHWHQNTLQKVVFSDQPGIYGIRGWEGTDKQWEYCWDLLDGSSGIGLSLLSHITGNPLPWDEAFLLS; from the coding sequence ATGACAACCAGCTCTGTGCTGACCCGGATTTACCAGGACCATCTGCGGTTACTGGCCTCCAAAACCTATGACCCGTATTCTGCAGAGAGCCTTTTAAAAGGGCCCTGGGGGGTATTACTGTATCTTTTTTATTATGAGAGATATGTAGACAACAGTGCGCCCTGTGCGGGCAGCTGGTTACAACAACTGTACAGTACCCTCCAGCCGCAGCCGGTGGCCGGCTACTCCTACTGTAACGGTACCACAGGCCCGTTCTGGCTACTGCATCATCTGCATAAACATCATTTTATTGATATTGATATCAACGGGTTAGCCGAAGGTTATATTCCGGCGGCCATCGCAGAAAGTGAAAAGTGCCTGTCAGTACAGAACTTTGATTTTCTGCATGGCAGCGCCGGCATCTGCCATCATCTGCTGGACTATACCCACCATGAAGCGGTACGACTGCACCTGGAGAAATTTGTGACAGCCTTGGCTGCGGCCAGCAGGATGACCGCCAACGGCCGCAGCCTGCCGGTATTTGTGCTCTTTGAAAAACCAGTTGACGCGGGAGTGGACACCTTCAGCCTGGCGCACGGCACCTGTAGCCTGCTGATATTGCTGTCGCGGGCGTGTATCGCCGGCATAGCCCCAGACACCTGCCGGCAGCTGATCAGAGAGTGTATCGACTTTATGTGGCATCATCAGAATCCACGGCAGCCGGATACGCCTCATGCATTGTTTCCCGGCATCCTCGATGGACGGGCGCCCTACAGCCGCCTGTCATGGTGCTACGGCGATTTTAACGTGGCCCTCGCATTATGGCAATGTGGCAAAACATTACAGGAAAACACCTGGCAGGAGCATGCGCTGGACGTTATGCATTATACGCTGCGGCGGAATACCGACCAGGCCGCAGGTATCGTCGATGCCTGCCTGTGCCACGGCTCCGCAGGTATCGCTGCTTTTTACCGCCGCTTCTGGTATGAAACCGGTGAACCAGCCTTCCGGACCGCAGCAGACCACTGGCACCAAAATACCTTGCAGAAGGTCGTCTTCTCTGACCAACCCGGCATCTACGGCATCCGTGGCTGGGAAGGGACCGACAAACAATGGGAATACTGCTGGGACCTGCTGGACGGCAGCAGTGGCATCGGCCTGTCCCTCTTGTCCCATATAACCGGCAACCCCCTGCCCTGGGACGAGGCTTTCCTGCTGTCCTGA
- a CDS encoding class I lanthipeptide → MQPEKLSLDKKLFLQKETIAVMNETDVIDSPQAVSAPFRTALSMDSPLRCWPCCAQPNTQAGCPN, encoded by the coding sequence ATGCAACCGGAAAAACTGTCCCTCGACAAAAAACTCTTCCTTCAGAAAGAGACCATCGCTGTGATGAACGAAACAGACGTGATCGATTCACCACAGGCGGTGAGTGCTCCTTTCCGTACTGCTCTTTCCATGGACTCCCCATTGCGGTGCTGGCCCTGCTGTGCCCAGCCTAACACCCAGGCAGGCTGTCCTAATTGA
- a CDS encoding YbaK/EbsC family protein, whose protein sequence is MAIEKVREHLRKWNRDKDIIELATSSATVELAGQALGVDGAQIAKSISLHDANGGALLIIASGYHKIDSKKFKDEFGFKARMLSFEEVEPMIGHAVGGVCPFGVKAGVKVYLDESLKAFDNVYPACGSSNSAIKMTIAEMEEMTGLVKWVDVTKPQDR, encoded by the coding sequence ATGGCTATAGAAAAGGTAAGAGAACATCTTCGGAAATGGAACCGTGACAAGGATATTATTGAGCTGGCCACTTCCAGTGCTACAGTGGAACTGGCCGGCCAGGCGTTGGGCGTGGATGGTGCGCAAATCGCGAAATCCATCTCCCTGCATGATGCAAACGGAGGTGCATTGTTGATCATTGCTTCCGGGTACCATAAAATTGACAGTAAAAAGTTTAAGGATGAATTTGGTTTTAAAGCCCGCATGTTATCTTTTGAAGAAGTGGAACCGATGATCGGACATGCGGTGGGCGGCGTATGTCCGTTCGGCGTGAAAGCTGGCGTTAAAGTATACCTCGATGAATCCCTGAAAGCTTTTGATAACGTATACCCTGCATGCGGCAGCAGCAATTCTGCGATTAAAATGACCATTGCTGAAATGGAGGAGATGACCGGCCTTGTGAAATGGGTGGATGTGACCAAACCGCAGGACCGTTGA
- a CDS encoding SDR family oxidoreductase yields the protein MMQQFNGKVVFITGGTNGMGFATAQEFIGAGARVIITGRSRETVDKAVAALGPMAAGIVSDAGKMTDILALPAQLRQHTATVDVLFVNAGYGKFAPIEQVNEAHFDELFDILVKGTFFTVQQLLPMMTSGGAIILNTSFVTSFGIQHFSVYTAAKAAVQSFIKTFSMECTARGIRVNGISPGYIRTNIFNNTGLSAEEIRGAVDSVIPTLPYKRFGEPWEIAKTVLFLASPDAGYIHGAEILVDGGLSNAK from the coding sequence ATGATGCAGCAATTTAACGGAAAGGTGGTCTTCATAACAGGAGGCACCAATGGAATGGGCTTTGCCACCGCACAGGAATTTATAGGGGCCGGCGCCCGTGTGATCATTACAGGCAGAAGCCGGGAAACGGTAGATAAAGCAGTGGCAGCACTGGGGCCAATGGCTGCCGGCATCGTCTCCGACGCGGGAAAGATGACAGACATCCTTGCGCTGCCGGCGCAGCTACGGCAACATACGGCTACTGTCGATGTACTGTTCGTTAATGCCGGATATGGAAAGTTCGCCCCCATTGAACAGGTGAACGAAGCACATTTTGATGAGTTGTTCGATATACTGGTGAAGGGAACTTTCTTTACCGTACAGCAGCTGTTGCCGATGATGACATCCGGGGGTGCCATTATCCTGAACACGTCTTTTGTAACGTCCTTTGGTATACAGCACTTCTCTGTGTACACTGCGGCCAAAGCGGCTGTGCAGTCTTTCATTAAAACCTTTTCTATGGAGTGCACCGCCAGAGGTATACGGGTCAATGGTATCAGTCCGGGATATATCAGGACCAACATTTTTAACAATACCGGTTTGTCAGCTGAAGAGATCAGGGGAGCAGTTGACAGTGTGATACCAACGTTACCGTATAAACGTTTCGGAGAGCCGTGGGAAATAGCGAAGACCGTCTTGTTCCTGGCCTCGCCTGATGCGGGATATATTCATGGCGCTGAAATACTGGTGGACGGCGGGCTGTCGAATGCGAAATAG